CCCGCCGAGATTTTTGATGCGACCGCAAGCATTCCGCTGATTCATCAGGTGGTCGTGGGCCAGTTGGCCGCGGCTCGCAGTGGCAATCACAAGGCCAAAGACCGCAGCGAAGTTGCCGGTGGCGGCCGCAAGCCGTATCGGCAGAAGGGCACCGGCCGCGCTCGGCAGGGCTCCATCCGTGCACCGCAGTTCGCCGGTGGCGGCGTGGTGCATGGCCCGACTCCGCGGGACTACAGCCAGCGCACCCCGAAGAAGATGAAGGTCGCTGCGCTGCGTGGCGTGCTCTCAGATCGGGCTCGTGAGGACCGGATCGGCGTGGTGTCGTCCTTCGTCGCTGGTGATGCTCCCTCCACCAAGGAGGCGCTGGCCGTGCTGGGTGACTGGCGCGATGAGGGTCGGCTTTTGGTGGTTTTAGCCCGAGACGAAGAAAGCGCCTGGCGCTCGCTACGCAATGTCGCGGCGATCAGCCTGGTGGCCGCAGATCAGTTGAACGCCTACGACGCAGTCGTCAGCGACCGCATTGTGTTCAGCGAGGCGGCCTTAGCGGCTTTCCTCGGCCGCGGTTCGGCGGAAGCCGCCCCAGCCGCCGCAGAAGAGTCGGCCAAGAAGCCGGCCAAGAAGGCAGCCGAGAAGGCAGCCAAGCCGGCTGAG
This portion of the Actinomycetes bacterium genome encodes:
- the rplD gene encoding 50S ribosomal protein L4, which produces MASIDIRTPEGTGGSVELPAEIFDATASIPLIHQVVVGQLAAARSGNHKAKDRSEVAGGGRKPYRQKGTGRARQGSIRAPQFAGGGVVHGPTPRDYSQRTPKKMKVAALRGVLSDRAREDRIGVVSSFVAGDAPSTKEALAVLGDWRDEGRLLVVLARDEESAWRSLRNVAAISLVAADQLNAYDAVVSDRIVFSEAALAAFLGRGSAEAAPAAAEESAKKPAKKAAEKAAKPAEAKAEELVAADEQSEAAADEKTEEES